CACCCCCATCGTGATCCTCGCGAGCTGGCGCGAAACCCGCCGGGTCCGTGACTACATGGCCGCCTTTCTGCTGCTGGAAACCATGACCATCGGCATGTTCAGCGCGCTCGACTTCCTGATGTTCTACATCTTCTTCGAGGGCGTCCTGATCCCGATGTATCTCATCATCGGCGTCTGGGGCGGCGAACGGCGCATCCACGCCGCGATCAAATTCTTCGTCTTCACCCTGGCCGGCTCGCTGCCGATGCTGCTGGCTTTGGTCTGGATGTGGCACCATGCCGGTACCACCGACATGATCACGCTGATGCACACGCCGATCCCGCCGCACATTCAGGATTGGCTGTTCCTCGCCTTCCTCGCCTCGTTCGGCGTCAAAGCAGCGGTCTGGCCGCTTCACACCTGGCTGCCCGATGCCTATGGCGAAGCGCCGCTCCCCGGCACCATCATGCTCGCGGCGGTTCTCTCGAAAATGGGTGCCTACGGTTTCCTGCGCTTCTCCCTGCCCATGCTGCCGGATGCCGCGCAGTATTTTGCACCGCTGATGTTCGCGCTCGGCATCATGGGCGTCATCTACATCTCCTTCGCCGCGCTCGCGCAGACCGACATGAAACGCATGATCGCCTATTCCTCGGTCGCCCATATGGGGCTGATCGTGGTCGGTATCTTCACCTTCACCGTCATTGGCATCGAAGGTGCCTTGTTCCAGATGGTCTCGCACGGGCTGGTCATCGCCGCCCTGTTCCTCTGCGTCGGCATCCTGCTCGCCCGCGGTCATTCCCTCCGGCTCGACCAGCTCGGCGGCCTTGCGGTGCGGATGCCGGTTTTCGCATCCTTCCTGATGCTCTTCGTGATGGCGAATGTCGGCCTGCCCGGCACGTCGGGCTTCGTGGGCGAAATCCTGGTCATGGTCGGTGCCATCCAGATCAATTTCTGGGTCGCCATACTCACCGGCACCGGCATGATCCTGAGCGTGATGTACATGCTGGTCATGGTCCGCCGGGTGCTGTTCGATCAGGCAAGAAGCGTCGCCAACGCCATCATCACCGATCTCACCGGCAAGGAGTGGCTGATGCTCGCCCCGCTCGCGGTTCTGGTCATTGCCCTCGGCTTCGTCCCGTCCGGCCTTACTTACGCCTTTCATAACGCGGTGACCGATCTGGTCCATGCCCATGTCGCCGCCCTCCAGCAGCAGGCCACCCTGGCGATGGCCCGGCCATGAGCAATTCGATGACCGTGTTCTACACCATGCTCCCGATCCTCGTTCTCGCGATTGCCGGCATGATCATGCTGATGTCCGGCGTCTTCACCGCGCGCGACCACAGTTTCGCGATCACCGGCTCGGCCATCGTGGTCCTCGTGATCACCGCCCGGCTGCTCTTCATCGCGCCGGACGGCGCGATCCTGCACGGGCTGTTCGTCACCAGCGATTTCACCCGGTTCGCCGATATACTGGTCCTGCTCGGCGCTGCCGGCGCGCTGTCGCTTTCGGTTGCCTTCAACCAGCGCACCGGCATCACCCGCTTCGAATACCCGGTCCTGATCATCTTCGCCGTGGTCGGCATGATCGTGCTGGTCTCGGCGGGAAATCTGCTGACGCTGTATCTCGGCTTCGAGATCATGTCGCTCGCCCTCTACGTCCTCGCTGCTTTCGCCCGCACCAATCTCCGCTCGTCCGAAGCCGGGCTGAAATACTTCATCCTCGGCGCGCTCTCCTCAGGCCTGCTGCTCTACGGTATCTCGCTGGTCTACGGATATTCGGGCACCACCGGCTTTACCGGCATCGCCCACGGCTTTGCCGGTGCCATGACCGGCCACACCACCGTCTCGCTCGGCTCAACTCTAGGGCTGGTTTTCGTCCTGGTCGGTCTCGCCTTCAAGATCTCCGCCGCGCCGTTCCATATGTGGACCCCCGATGTCTACGAGGGCGCACCCACCTCGGTCACCGCCTTCTTCGCGACCGCCCCGAAAATCGCGGTCTTCGCCCTCCTGCTGCGCATCATGCTCGGCCCCTTCGCCCCGCTATTCGCCCAATGGCAGGATCTGGTCGAAATCCTTGCGGCCGCCTCCATGATCATCGGTGCCTTCGGCGCGATCGGCCAGAGCAACATCAAGCGCCTGATGGGCTATTCCTCGATCGGCCACATGGGCTACGCCCTGATGGGTCTCGCCGCCGGCACCAGTTTCGGCGTCCGCGCCACGCTGATCTATCTCGCGATCTACCTCGTGATGTCGCTCGGAACTTTCGGCTGCATCGTCGCAATGTCGCGCAACGGCCGCCCGGTCGAACGCATCGCCGATCTTGCCGGCATGGCCGGGGAGGATGGGCGCTACGCCCTGGTGCTGGCGATCATGATGTGGTCGATGGCCGGTATCCCGCCGCTTTCGGGCTTCTTCGGAAAGTTCTACGTCTTCGCCGCCGCGATCGACGCCCATCTCGACATCCTCGCCATCATCGGCATCATCACCAGCGTTATCGCCGCCTTCTATTATCTCCGGGTCATCAAGGTGATGTATTTCGATGCCGGTTCGCCGGGTTTCGATGCGCGTACCGCCGGCGTCAACCTCGTCATCGGGATCAGCGCCGTGGTCACCACCCTGTTCGTGTTCTACCCGGCGCCGCTTTCCACCATCACCTCGCTGGCGGCCCGCGCCCTGTTTCCGAGCCAGGGATTTTGACACGTCTTTCCCCGTGGCGGATCGAACATGTCGAGACCATCGCCTCCACCTCGGATGCTTGCACCACCCGCGCACGCCACGGCGAACCCGACCGGCTGCTGATCGTCGCGGCGGAACAGACTGCGGGGCGTGGCCGCGCCGGGCGCGTATGGTCCTCGCCACCGGGTAATTTCTACGCCTCCGCCCTGCTCCGCCCCAACGTCCCCGCCAGTCAGGGCAGCATGTTCGCCCTGCTCTCCGGCCTCGCCATCATCGATGCGCTCGACCCTGTCCTGCCCGCGCCGTCGCCGCTCACCCTCAAATGGCCGAACGATGTGATGGCGCATAACGCCAAGCTTGCCGGCATCCTGATCGACGCCACGATCGAGCACGCCATCCTCACCACCCTGGTCATCGGCATCGGCATCAACCTCGCTTTCGCCCCCGATATCCCGGGGCGCATCACCACCAGCCTCGCTGCCCTCGGCGGCCACATCACCCCTGCCGGGCTTGTGCCGAAGCTCTGCGCCCGGCTCGATCACTGGCAGTGCAGCCTCATCGCCGATCGCGGCGAAACCCTCCGCGCCGTCTGGCAGACCCGCGCTCACCCGCCCGGCACCGCGCTTGCTGTCGATGCCGGGCGGATCGCCGGAATTTTCGCGGGGATTGACGCGGACGGCAGTTTGTTGCTCCGACAGGGTGAAACGATAACCACCATCCGCAGCGGCGACATCGCCCTGTCATGACAGAGGCCCCGCACCGCATGAGACTGGTGATCGACGCCGGCAACACCAACATCGTCTTCGCCGTGCACGACGGCAGCGCATGGCGTGGCACCTGGCGCATCGCGACGGATGCGCAGCGCACCTCCGATGAATACGGCGTCTGGCTCGGCTTCCTGCTCGACCGCAACGGCATCGCCATTGCCAGTCTGCACGATGCGGTGATCGGCACGGTGGTTCCCGCCGCGCTCTATCACCTGCGTCGCCTCTGCCGCGACTGGTTCGGCATCGAACCGCTGATCGCCAACGCCACGCTCGACTGGGGTTTCGCCATCAAGGTCGACAATCCCCACGAAGTCGGCGCCGACCGCCTGCTCAACGCGCTGGCAGCCCATCAAACCTACGCCGGTCCGCTGATCGTGGTCGATTTCGGCACCGCCACCACCTTCGACGTCGTCGATGAAACCGGTGCCTATGTCGGGGGTGCCATCGCGCCCGGCATCAACCTTTCGGTCGAGGCCCTCCATCAGGCGGCTGCCCGCCTGCCGCGCATCGGCATCGGCCGCCCGCAGCGCGTCATCGGCACATCGACCATCCCGGCCATGCGCTCGGGCATCTACTGGGGCTATGTCGGCCTCGTCGAAGGTCTCATCACCCGGATCGAAAACGAATTCGGCGCGCGGATGAAGGTCATCGCCACCGGCGGCCTTGCCCCCCTCATCGCCGAGGGAAGTGCGCGCATCGAGCGCACCGACCCCGATCTCACCCTTGAAGGATTGCGCCTGCTCAGCCTGCGCAATCCATCCCCGCCATTGCGCAACCGCGAGCCGGACAACGACTGATCATGAAAGACCGCTACGAATGACCAAGAAACCAGCCCCGAAATCCAACACCGGCTTCACCTTCACACCGCTCGGCGGCACCGGCGAGATCGGGATGAACCTCAACGTCTATGGCATCGACGACGATCTCCTGGTCGTCGATTGCGGCATGGGCTTCGCCGGGCCGGAAGCCCCCGAAGCCGAACTGCTGGTCCCCGACCCCGCCTATCTGAAGGCCAACCGCGACCGTATCTGCGGCCTCGTCATCACCCACGCCCATGAGGACCATATCGGCGGCATCGCCCGCATCTGGGACAGTCTGCGCTGCCCGATCTACGCAACCCCCTTCACCGCCGCCCTGATCCGCTACCGGCTCAGCGAAGCGGGTCTGCTCCGCACCGTGAAAATCCACGAAACCGCCCCGGGTTCGGCATTCAAGGTCGGTGGCTTCGACCTGCAATACATCCGCATGGCGCACTCCACCCCCGAAGCGCAGGCGCTGGCCATCACCACCCGGGTCGGCACCATCCTGCACACGGGCGACTGGAAGCTCGACCCCGAACCGCTGGTGGGCCCGCCGACC
This sequence is a window from Acidiphilium acidophilum. Protein-coding genes within it:
- the nuoN gene encoding NADH-quinone oxidoreductase subunit NuoN, which encodes MSNSMTVFYTMLPILVLAIAGMIMLMSGVFTARDHSFAITGSAIVVLVITARLLFIAPDGAILHGLFVTSDFTRFADILVLLGAAGALSLSVAFNQRTGITRFEYPVLIIFAVVGMIVLVSAGNLLTLYLGFEIMSLALYVLAAFARTNLRSSEAGLKYFILGALSSGLLLYGISLVYGYSGTTGFTGIAHGFAGAMTGHTTVSLGSTLGLVFVLVGLAFKISAAPFHMWTPDVYEGAPTSVTAFFATAPKIAVFALLLRIMLGPFAPLFAQWQDLVEILAAASMIIGAFGAIGQSNIKRLMGYSSIGHMGYALMGLAAGTSFGVRATLIYLAIYLVMSLGTFGCIVAMSRNGRPVERIADLAGMAGEDGRYALVLAIMMWSMAGIPPLSGFFGKFYVFAAAIDAHLDILAIIGIITSVIAAFYYLRVIKVMYFDAGSPGFDARTAGVNLVIGISAVVTTLFVFYPAPLSTITSLAARALFPSQGF
- a CDS encoding biotin--[acetyl-CoA-carboxylase] ligase → MTRLSPWRIEHVETIASTSDACTTRARHGEPDRLLIVAAEQTAGRGRAGRVWSSPPGNFYASALLRPNVPASQGSMFALLSGLAIIDALDPVLPAPSPLTLKWPNDVMAHNAKLAGILIDATIEHAILTTLVIGIGINLAFAPDIPGRITTSLAALGGHITPAGLVPKLCARLDHWQCSLIADRGETLRAVWQTRAHPPGTALAVDAGRIAGIFAGIDADGSLLLRQGETITTIRSGDIALS
- a CDS encoding NADH-quinone oxidoreductase subunit M, coding for MTFPILSLMIWLPLLGAVLLYIPQGSPAAAARTARWIALWTSLIVLVLAIVMLIGFNPHIHGFQFNETAAWIPQFHIAYRLGIDGISLFFIVLSALLTPIVILASWRETRRVRDYMAAFLLLETMTIGMFSALDFLMFYIFFEGVLIPMYLIIGVWGGERRIHAAIKFFVFTLAGSLPMLLALVWMWHHAGTTDMITLMHTPIPPHIQDWLFLAFLASFGVKAAVWPLHTWLPDAYGEAPLPGTIMLAAVLSKMGAYGFLRFSLPMLPDAAQYFAPLMFALGIMGVIYISFAALAQTDMKRMIAYSSVAHMGLIVVGIFTFTVIGIEGALFQMVSHGLVIAALFLCVGILLARGHSLRLDQLGGLAVRMPVFASFLMLFVMANVGLPGTSGFVGEILVMVGAIQINFWVAILTGTGMILSVMYMLVMVRRVLFDQARSVANAIITDLTGKEWLMLAPLAVLVIALGFVPSGLTYAFHNAVTDLVHAHVAALQQQATLAMARP
- a CDS encoding type III pantothenate kinase encodes the protein MRLVIDAGNTNIVFAVHDGSAWRGTWRIATDAQRTSDEYGVWLGFLLDRNGIAIASLHDAVIGTVVPAALYHLRRLCRDWFGIEPLIANATLDWGFAIKVDNPHEVGADRLLNALAAHQTYAGPLIVVDFGTATTFDVVDETGAYVGGAIAPGINLSVEALHQAAARLPRIGIGRPQRVIGTSTIPAMRSGIYWGYVGLVEGLITRIENEFGARMKVIATGGLAPLIAEGSARIERTDPDLTLEGLRLLSLRNPSPPLRNREPDND